In Roseisolibacter agri, a genomic segment contains:
- a CDS encoding PEP-CTERM sorting domain-containing protein, with translation MPAIRHAASALALTGLLAAPAAAQTWDARADFSPTTNPNGAWTYGYATAVGTPGAPAAVTVHTSTSTTADVHSWFTSGLCGDNTPAVAKNLGATAFTYGGSGNIGAGELVLHPGCSNQYSVVRFTAPAAGFTPGAYDLMASFRGADIGYRTIGLYLNGSALFEDFLNGGATASWTGARVLAAGDVVDLVVGAAGDYRFDQTGANLTISAVSAPVSAVPEPGTWALLATGLVAVGSIARRRRVVAG, from the coding sequence ATGCCCGCGATCCGCCACGCCGCCTCCGCCCTCGCCCTGACCGGTCTGCTGGCCGCGCCCGCCGCCGCCCAGACGTGGGACGCCCGCGCCGACTTCAGCCCGACGACCAACCCGAACGGCGCCTGGACCTACGGCTACGCGACGGCGGTCGGCACGCCGGGCGCCCCCGCGGCGGTCACGGTCCACACGAGCACGAGCACCACGGCCGACGTCCACTCGTGGTTCACGAGCGGCCTGTGTGGCGACAACACCCCCGCGGTCGCGAAGAACCTGGGGGCGACGGCGTTCACGTACGGCGGGTCGGGGAACATCGGCGCCGGGGAGCTCGTCCTGCACCCGGGGTGCAGCAACCAGTACAGCGTCGTCCGGTTCACGGCGCCGGCCGCCGGCTTCACGCCGGGCGCGTACGACCTGATGGCGAGCTTCCGCGGCGCGGACATCGGGTACCGCACCATCGGCCTGTACCTGAACGGGTCGGCGCTGTTCGAGGACTTCCTGAACGGGGGCGCCACCGCCAGCTGGACGGGCGCGCGCGTGCTGGCCGCGGGGGACGTCGTGGACCTCGTGGTCGGCGCGGCGGGCGACTACCGGTTCGACCAGACGGGGGCGAACCTGACGATCAGCGCCGTCTCGGCGCCCGTGTCGGCGGTGCCGGAGCCGGGCACCTGGGCGCTGCTGGCGACGGGGCTGGTCGCGGTGGGCAGCATCGCGCGCCGCCGGCGGGTGGTCGCGGGCTAA
- a CDS encoding endonuclease III domain-containing protein, whose translation MRGPVVDDATRAKVLVVHERLCAAYGCPIAFFHDLDPLSELVSSLLSHRTKNSDSGRAFRQLRARFPDWTAVCDAPTAEVEAAIAPVTWPEQKAPRLQAVLRAIAERRGALDAHALDFLADLSVPEARAWLETIPGIGPKTSAAVLLFSRLRMPALPVDSHHHRVAVRLGLIPASIDVGPAHAWLEAQLPSDWDAQTVYDNHEALMLHGQRCCFHRDPACGRCPVLDLCPTGQARVQR comes from the coding sequence GTGCGCGGCCCGGTGGTGGACGACGCGACGCGCGCGAAGGTGCTCGTGGTGCACGAGCGATTGTGCGCGGCCTACGGCTGCCCGATCGCCTTCTTCCACGACCTGGACCCGCTGAGCGAGCTGGTCTCGTCGCTGCTGTCGCACCGCACGAAGAACAGCGACTCGGGGCGCGCGTTCCGGCAGCTCCGGGCGCGCTTCCCGGACTGGACGGCGGTGTGCGACGCGCCCACGGCCGAGGTCGAGGCGGCGATCGCGCCGGTGACGTGGCCGGAGCAGAAGGCGCCGCGCCTCCAGGCGGTGCTGCGCGCGATCGCGGAGCGGCGGGGCGCGCTGGACGCGCACGCGCTCGACTTCCTGGCCGATCTCTCCGTGCCCGAAGCCCGCGCCTGGCTGGAGACGATCCCGGGCATCGGCCCGAAGACGAGCGCCGCGGTGCTGCTGTTCAGCCGCCTGCGGATGCCCGCGCTCCCGGTGGACAGCCACCACCACCGCGTGGCGGTGCGGCTGGGGCTGATCCCCGCGAGCATCGACGTGGGCCCCGCGCACGCCTGGCTGGAGGCGCAGCTGCCGTCCGACTGGGATGCCCAGACGGTCTACGACAACCACGAGGCGCTGATGCTCCACGGGCAGCGCTGCTGCTTCCACCGGGACCCGGCGTGCGGGCGGTGTCCGGTGCTCGACCTCTGTCCGACGGGGCAGGCGCGGGTCCAGCGCTGA
- the sufU gene encoding Fe-S cluster assembly sulfur transfer protein SufU: protein MAGVPTPEAAEGRTEAQLAAIYQELILDHYRRPRNKGALEAPDASAERRNPLCGDEIVLQLAFDGDVVREARFTGRGCSISQASASMLTQALRGRTRAEADALLRRFTALVHGDAEAARDGALGELRALQGVARFPARIRCATLAWSALDEALRDA from the coding sequence ATGGCCGGCGTCCCCACCCCCGAGGCGGCCGAGGGCCGGACGGAGGCCCAGCTCGCGGCCATCTACCAGGAGCTGATCCTCGACCACTACCGGCGGCCGCGGAACAAGGGGGCCCTCGAGGCGCCCGACGCGTCCGCCGAGCGGCGCAATCCGCTCTGCGGCGACGAGATCGTGCTCCAGCTGGCGTTCGACGGGGACGTCGTGCGGGAGGCGCGCTTCACCGGGCGCGGCTGCTCGATCTCGCAGGCCTCGGCGTCGATGCTGACGCAGGCGCTGCGGGGGCGCACGCGGGCCGAGGCGGACGCGCTGCTGCGCCGCTTCACCGCCCTGGTGCATGGGGACGCCGAGGCGGCACGGGACGGGGCGCTGGGGGAATTGCGGGCGCTGCAGGGGGTGGCGCGGTTCCCGGCGCGGATCCGCTGCGCGACGCTGGCGTGGAGCGCGCTGGACGAGGCGCTGCGGGACGCGTAG
- a CDS encoding ABC transporter permease, giving the protein MTARRSPAALLALPLLLFLLAPVAVLVVPNLGAALVALARDGELRDALGRTALAACLAALLAAVLGTPLAWLLARRPFPGRALVEAALDLPLVLPHPVAGLALLLVLGRQSPVGGALLELGLRIVGSLAGTTAAMLFVSAPLFVSAARASFAAVDEEHELVAGTLGAGPWRRFWRVSLPLASRGLLAGAVVAWARAISEFGAVVVVAYHPRVASTLAYERFTGYGLSEALPVAAALALVALVPLVALRAIRGAR; this is encoded by the coding sequence ATGACCGCCCGCCGCTCTCCCGCCGCGCTCCTCGCGCTGCCGCTGCTGCTCTTCCTGCTGGCGCCCGTGGCCGTGCTGGTGGTCCCGAACCTCGGTGCCGCGCTGGTGGCGCTCGCGCGCGACGGCGAGCTGCGCGACGCGCTGGGGCGCACGGCGCTGGCGGCGTGCCTGGCCGCGCTGCTGGCGGCGGTGCTGGGGACGCCGCTGGCCTGGCTGCTGGCCCGTCGCCCGTTCCCGGGGCGCGCGCTGGTGGAGGCGGCGCTCGACCTGCCGCTCGTCCTTCCGCACCCGGTCGCCGGCCTGGCGCTCCTGCTCGTGCTCGGCCGCCAGAGCCCGGTCGGCGGCGCGCTGCTCGAGTTGGGGCTGCGGATCGTCGGCTCGCTGGCGGGGACGACGGCGGCGATGCTGTTCGTGAGCGCGCCGCTGTTCGTGAGCGCGGCGCGCGCGAGCTTCGCGGCGGTGGACGAGGAGCACGAGCTGGTCGCCGGCACGCTGGGGGCGGGGCCGTGGCGTCGTTTCTGGCGCGTCTCGCTGCCGCTGGCGTCACGCGGGCTGCTCGCCGGCGCGGTGGTGGCGTGGGCGCGGGCGATCAGCGAGTTCGGCGCGGTGGTGGTGGTCGCGTACCATCCGCGCGTCGCGAGCACGCTCGCCTACGAGCGCTTCACGGGCTACGGCCTGTCGGAGGCGCTGCCGGTGGCCGCGGCGCTGGCGCTGGTGGCGCTGGTGCCGCTGGTGGCCCTGCGCGCGATCCGGGGGGCGAGGTAG
- a CDS encoding M16 family metallopeptidase, whose protein sequence is MSSPLPPRARWPRTRRPLAALAPAALALTALVALPGAARAQAGAASARVAAPRIPHTKFTLPNGLTVVTHEDHSAPVATVSVHYKVGSKHEKPGRTGFAHLFEHIMFEGSQNVPEGSFDKYLESAGANNNGTTDNDRTLYYESMPSNALETALWLESDRLGFLLPTLDQKKLDGQRDIVKNERRLRVDNQPFGSRFEVVSAAIYPAGHPYSWPVIGSMRDLSDATLDDVKDFFRTYYTPNNTVLVVAGDIDPAKVRQQVTRYFGDIPRGPALTRPKIAPVTLAAEKRLVLEDSKARLPQIAFTWPSVGIRSNDDAPLTALSRVLTQDRTSRLTKLLVYDRQLATNVGAFQGSNEDVGEFTINVTPRPGASLTEIERLVDSVVTGLVAAPPTAAEVERYKNFFAVSTITGLQSVFGKATTLGESELYFGDPEHFRKDLTDALAVTPADVHRVARQYLSKGRIVLSMVPAGQLTLVSKPDLPYVNVTPKPAVQ, encoded by the coding sequence ATGTCGTCCCCCCTTCCCCCGCGCGCCCGCTGGCCGCGCACGCGCCGGCCGCTCGCCGCGCTGGCCCCGGCCGCGCTGGCGCTGACCGCGCTCGTCGCGCTGCCCGGCGCCGCGCGCGCGCAGGCGGGCGCCGCGAGCGCGCGCGTCGCCGCGCCGCGCATCCCGCACACCAAGTTCACGCTCCCCAACGGCCTCACGGTCGTGACGCACGAGGACCACTCGGCCCCCGTGGCGACCGTCAGCGTGCACTACAAGGTGGGCTCCAAGCACGAGAAGCCCGGCCGCACCGGCTTCGCGCACCTCTTCGAGCACATCATGTTCGAGGGGTCGCAGAACGTGCCCGAGGGGTCGTTCGACAAGTACCTGGAGTCCGCCGGCGCCAACAACAACGGCACCACCGACAACGACCGCACGCTCTACTACGAGAGCATGCCGTCGAACGCGCTCGAGACCGCGCTCTGGCTCGAGTCCGACCGCCTCGGCTTCCTGCTGCCGACGCTCGACCAGAAGAAGCTCGACGGCCAGCGCGACATCGTGAAGAACGAGCGCCGCCTGCGCGTCGACAACCAGCCGTTCGGCTCGCGCTTCGAGGTCGTGAGCGCCGCGATCTACCCGGCCGGCCATCCGTACTCGTGGCCCGTCATCGGCTCGATGCGCGACCTGTCCGACGCGACGCTCGACGACGTGAAGGACTTCTTCCGCACGTACTACACGCCGAACAACACCGTCCTCGTGGTGGCCGGCGACATCGATCCCGCGAAGGTGCGCCAGCAGGTCACGCGCTACTTCGGCGACATCCCGCGCGGCCCCGCGCTCACGCGCCCCAAGATCGCGCCCGTGACGCTGGCGGCCGAGAAGCGCCTGGTGCTCGAGGACAGCAAGGCGCGCCTGCCGCAGATCGCCTTCACCTGGCCGTCGGTCGGCATCCGCAGCAACGACGACGCGCCGCTCACCGCGCTGTCGCGCGTGCTGACGCAGGACCGCACGAGCCGCCTCACCAAGCTGCTCGTCTACGACCGCCAGCTGGCGACCAACGTCGGCGCGTTCCAGGGCAGCAACGAGGACGTCGGCGAGTTCACCATCAACGTCACGCCGCGCCCCGGTGCGTCGCTGACCGAGATCGAGCGCCTCGTCGACAGCGTCGTGACGGGCCTCGTCGCCGCGCCGCCGACGGCCGCGGAGGTGGAGCGCTACAAGAACTTCTTCGCCGTCAGCACGATCACCGGCCTGCAGTCGGTGTTCGGCAAGGCGACCACGCTCGGCGAGAGCGAGCTGTATTTCGGCGACCCGGAGCACTTCCGGAAGGACCTCACGGACGCGCTGGCGGTGACGCCGGCCGACGTGCACCGCGTCGCGCGCCAGTACCTGTCGAAGGGGCGCATCGTGCTGAGCATGGTGCCCGCCGGACAGCTGACCCTCGTCTCGAAGCCCGACCTCCCGTACGTGAACGTGACCCCCAAGCCCGCGGTGCAGTGA
- a CDS encoding protein kinase domain-containing protein, protein MSATGAGTASAARWARIRALFGDALERAPAERDAFLDDACGDDAALRAEVASLLSAHDDADDFLARTALDAAGDALPDEASAYAGRRAGSYRLLREIGRGGMGTVYLAVRDDDAYRKQVAVKLVKRGMDTDAIVRRFRHERQILATLDHPHVARLLDGGSTDDGLPYFVMEYIDGQPIDAWCRARALSVADRLRLFHTVCGAVHFAHQHLVIHRDIKPGNILVTADGTPKLLDFGLARLLDADHEQASTLAAGAPRAMTPEYASPEQARGAPISTLSDVYSLGVLLYELLTGKRPYDFPSHSPHDVARVVCEVEPPRPSVASPRLPRDLDTIVAKAMHKDAARRYVSAQQLAEDVRRFLDGRPVIARPDTWRYRATKFVRRNAAGVAAASLVVASLAGGLAVAAWQARVARAERARAEQRFADLRRLANSLVFEVHDAIEPLAGATPARELVVTRALEYLDRLSGTVGADDARDASLERELAAAYERIGRIQGNSYFQNLGNTAGGLASTRRALAIRERLAAASPTDTLLQRELAGSLREVGDLQYTVDSLRAALASYERAAAVLVRVVAAAPRDTGHTREQALVEQRLGDVKGMEGFANLGDPHGASAHYARAIAIREALLAATPHDVERSVALGRVLLYGGMLARANGAADTALARLRRSVRLHEVGVKARPDDVVYQHDLLGAYQGLQLILGDFGLHAEAARDLRRSVPLLEALAAADPRNVMAQRDLAVTLNALTRHLARAGDAPAAVGTGRRALALEEARTAADTGNAENRRDLAFSLQSLAEAQLGAGDARGAMATARRAMALQARAERDTAAAARELEDLAVSHAFVGQAHTALGDPRAALAAHERAVALGERAAVAAPRNALMRGRLALRLDELAAAHAALGDARAACDVRRRGLDVWTALRRDGKLRPVDAPRLEASIAAVGRCGPPRV, encoded by the coding sequence ATGAGCGCGACGGGAGCGGGCACCGCATCGGCCGCGCGCTGGGCGCGGATCAGGGCGCTGTTCGGCGACGCGCTGGAGCGCGCGCCCGCGGAACGTGACGCCTTCCTCGACGACGCATGCGGCGACGATGCCGCGCTGCGCGCCGAGGTCGCGTCGCTGCTCTCGGCGCACGACGACGCGGACGACTTCCTCGCGCGCACCGCGCTCGACGCGGCCGGCGACGCGCTGCCCGACGAGGCGTCGGCGTACGCGGGGCGGCGCGCGGGAAGCTACCGCCTGCTGCGCGAGATCGGACGCGGCGGCATGGGCACCGTCTATCTCGCGGTGCGCGACGACGACGCGTACCGGAAGCAGGTCGCCGTCAAGCTCGTGAAGCGCGGCATGGACACCGACGCGATCGTGCGGCGCTTCCGCCACGAGCGGCAGATCCTCGCGACGCTCGACCATCCGCACGTCGCGCGGCTGCTGGACGGCGGCAGCACCGACGACGGGCTGCCGTACTTCGTGATGGAGTACATCGACGGCCAGCCGATCGACGCGTGGTGCCGCGCGCGCGCGCTGTCGGTGGCCGATCGGCTGCGCCTCTTCCACACCGTGTGCGGCGCGGTCCACTTCGCGCACCAGCACCTCGTCATCCACCGCGACATCAAGCCGGGCAACATCCTCGTCACCGCCGACGGCACGCCCAAGCTGCTCGACTTCGGGCTGGCGCGGCTGCTCGATGCGGATCACGAGCAGGCGTCGACGCTGGCCGCGGGCGCGCCGCGCGCGATGACGCCCGAGTACGCGAGCCCCGAGCAGGCGCGCGGCGCCCCCATCAGCACCCTCAGCGACGTCTACTCGCTCGGCGTGCTGCTGTACGAGCTGCTGACCGGGAAGCGCCCGTACGACTTCCCCAGCCACAGCCCGCACGACGTCGCGCGCGTCGTGTGCGAGGTGGAGCCGCCGCGTCCCAGCGTCGCGTCGCCGCGGCTGCCGCGCGACCTCGACACGATCGTCGCCAAGGCGATGCACAAGGACGCGGCGCGCCGCTACGTCTCCGCGCAGCAGCTGGCCGAGGACGTGCGCCGCTTCCTCGACGGGCGGCCGGTGATCGCGCGCCCGGACACGTGGCGCTACCGGGCGACGAAGTTCGTGCGCCGCAACGCCGCCGGCGTGGCCGCGGCGTCGCTCGTGGTCGCGTCGCTCGCCGGCGGGCTCGCCGTCGCCGCGTGGCAGGCGCGCGTCGCGCGGGCCGAGCGGGCGCGCGCGGAGCAGCGGTTCGCGGACCTGCGGCGGCTCGCGAACTCGCTCGTGTTCGAGGTGCACGACGCGATCGAGCCGCTGGCCGGCGCGACGCCCGCGCGCGAGCTGGTCGTGACGCGCGCGCTCGAGTACCTCGATCGGCTCTCGGGCACGGTGGGTGCGGACGACGCGCGCGACGCGTCGCTGGAGCGCGAGCTGGCCGCGGCGTACGAGCGCATCGGCCGCATCCAGGGCAACTCGTACTTCCAGAACCTCGGCAACACGGCGGGCGGGCTGGCCAGCACGCGCCGCGCGCTCGCGATCCGCGAGCGGCTGGCCGCCGCGTCGCCCACCGACACGCTGCTGCAGCGCGAGCTGGCCGGGAGCCTGCGCGAGGTCGGCGACCTGCAGTACACGGTGGACTCGCTGCGCGCCGCGCTCGCGAGCTACGAGCGCGCGGCCGCGGTCCTCGTGCGCGTGGTCGCGGCCGCGCCGCGCGACACCGGGCACACGCGCGAGCAGGCGCTCGTCGAGCAGCGGCTGGGCGACGTGAAGGGGATGGAGGGCTTCGCCAACCTCGGCGACCCGCACGGCGCCAGCGCGCACTATGCGCGCGCGATCGCCATCCGCGAGGCGCTGCTCGCCGCCACCCCGCACGACGTCGAGCGGAGCGTCGCCCTGGGGCGCGTGCTGCTGTACGGCGGCATGCTCGCGCGCGCCAACGGCGCGGCCGACACCGCGCTCGCGCGGCTGCGGCGCTCGGTGCGGCTGCACGAGGTGGGCGTGAAGGCGCGGCCCGACGACGTCGTCTACCAGCACGACCTGCTCGGCGCGTACCAGGGGCTGCAGCTGATCCTCGGCGACTTCGGGCTGCACGCGGAGGCCGCGCGCGACCTGCGCCGCAGCGTGCCGCTGCTGGAGGCGCTGGCGGCCGCCGATCCGCGCAACGTGATGGCGCAGCGCGACCTCGCGGTGACGCTCAACGCGCTCACGCGGCACCTCGCGCGCGCCGGCGACGCGCCCGCGGCGGTCGGGACGGGACGCCGCGCGCTCGCGCTGGAGGAGGCGCGCACGGCCGCCGACACCGGCAACGCCGAGAACCGCCGCGACCTCGCGTTCTCGCTGCAGTCCTTGGCCGAGGCGCAGCTGGGGGCGGGCGACGCGCGCGGCGCGATGGCGACGGCGCGCCGCGCGATGGCGCTGCAGGCGCGCGCGGAGCGCGACACGGCGGCCGCGGCGCGCGAGCTGGAGGACCTCGCGGTCAGCCACGCCTTCGTCGGGCAGGCGCACACCGCGCTCGGCGATCCACGCGCGGCGCTCGCCGCGCACGAGCGCGCGGTCGCGCTGGGCGAGCGCGCGGCGGTGGCCGCGCCGCGCAACGCGCTGATGCGCGGGCGGCTGGCGCTGCGCCTGGACGAGCTGGCGGCCGCGCACGCCGCGCTCGGGGACGCGCGGGCCGCGTGCGACGTGCGCCGGCGCGGGCTCGACGTGTGGACCGCGTTGCGGCGGGACGGGAAGCTGCGTCCGGTCGATGCGCCGCGGCTCGAGGCGTCGATCGCGGCGGTCGGGCGCTGCGGGCCGCCGCGCGTCTAG
- a CDS encoding M16 family metallopeptidase, with the protein MAPHTTLRAALLLTAFALPLSAQQAPRVTKDGPARPAAQPPRTSGLDRSKPPTLPPTPQLRVPVIETRTLSNGITVAVLENHEIPVVNVRALMDAPAVLDPQGKEGVAALTFAMLSEGTKTRTAEQLADAFAELGTTVSPTGFLTITKNVDPALELMRDQLWEPSFPQAALDRIRANQVANLRRLKDQPTYLAGRVLANALYGTGHPYERSTSEASLGAITRDDLVAFHSTYVRPQNVKFVVAGDITPAQAMEKLERVFGKWPAGGQKARYEVPAPTPLAQTTIYLFDRPSSTQSVIYAASTGPRRDVPEYYALDLANTVLGGSFLSRLNSNLRETHGYAYGAGSGFTYRRRPEIGQFTASAQVQTDKTDSSVVEIMNELRGIAGGRPVTQAEFDLAMSNAVKGLPLAFETVSQIAGAATTILQDSLPLDYYSTISQKYEAVTVADVNAAAKRYIDPGKLAIVIVGDRKQIEQKLRALNVAPVVVVDEQAKPLPASGGGSGR; encoded by the coding sequence ATGGCGCCCCACACGACCCTCCGCGCCGCGCTGCTGCTGACGGCCTTCGCGCTCCCGCTCTCGGCCCAGCAGGCGCCGCGCGTCACCAAGGACGGCCCGGCGCGCCCGGCCGCCCAGCCGCCGCGCACCAGCGGCCTCGATCGCAGCAAGCCGCCCACGCTCCCGCCCACGCCGCAGCTGCGCGTGCCGGTGATCGAGACGCGCACGCTGAGCAACGGCATCACCGTCGCCGTGCTCGAGAACCACGAGATCCCCGTCGTGAACGTCCGCGCGCTGATGGACGCGCCGGCCGTGCTCGACCCGCAGGGCAAGGAGGGCGTCGCCGCGCTCACCTTCGCGATGCTGTCGGAAGGCACCAAGACGCGGACGGCCGAGCAGCTGGCGGACGCGTTCGCGGAGCTGGGGACGACCGTGTCGCCGACCGGCTTCCTGACGATCACGAAGAACGTCGATCCCGCGCTGGAGCTGATGCGCGACCAGCTGTGGGAGCCGTCGTTCCCGCAGGCCGCGCTCGACCGCATCCGCGCCAACCAGGTCGCGAACCTGCGCCGCCTGAAGGACCAGCCGACGTACCTCGCGGGCCGCGTGCTCGCCAACGCGCTGTACGGCACCGGCCATCCGTACGAGCGCTCGACGTCCGAGGCGAGCCTCGGCGCGATCACGCGCGACGACCTGGTGGCGTTCCACTCGACGTACGTGCGGCCGCAGAACGTGAAGTTCGTGGTGGCCGGCGACATCACGCCCGCGCAGGCGATGGAGAAGCTGGAGCGCGTGTTCGGCAAGTGGCCGGCGGGCGGGCAGAAGGCGCGCTACGAGGTGCCGGCGCCCACGCCCCTCGCGCAGACCACGATCTACCTGTTCGACCGTCCGAGCTCGACGCAGAGCGTGATCTACGCGGCGTCCACGGGCCCGCGCCGCGACGTCCCCGAGTACTACGCGCTCGACCTCGCGAACACGGTGCTCGGCGGCTCGTTCCTGAGCCGGCTCAACTCGAACCTGCGCGAGACGCACGGCTACGCCTACGGCGCGGGCTCGGGCTTCACGTATCGCCGCCGTCCGGAGATCGGGCAGTTCACGGCGAGCGCGCAGGTGCAGACCGACAAGACGGATTCGTCGGTGGTCGAGATCATGAACGAGCTGCGCGGCATCGCGGGCGGCCGCCCGGTGACGCAGGCGGAGTTCGACCTCGCGATGAGCAACGCGGTGAAGGGGCTGCCGCTCGCGTTCGAGACGGTGAGCCAGATCGCCGGCGCCGCGACGACGATCCTGCAGGACTCGCTGCCGCTCGACTACTACTCGACGATCTCGCAGAAGTACGAGGCGGTGACGGTGGCCGACGTGAACGCGGCCGCGAAGCGGTACATCGATCCGGGCAAGCTGGCGATCGTGATCGTCGGCGACCGCAAGCAGATCGAGCAGAAGCTGCGCGCGCTGAACGTCGCGCCCGTGGTGGTCGTCGATGAGCAGGCGAAGCCGCTGCCGGCGAGCGGAGGCGGGTCCGGGCGCTGA
- a CDS encoding YqaA family protein, which yields MTTALDPTTPALPTEHRDASAPGRLRRGLVALLARLHRWAESGHAGSAVCTWNALQGSVVPGPSEALFLPLGLADPKRAPHLALMAAIGATAGGLIAYAIGVYAFDSIGMPLVSLLGVSPERWASMEGLFLRRGALLVLLSTMSPLSTKLVCIGGGAFGVPFLPFLGALAVGRAARFAVIGLIVRFAGDRLIARLERKLGRPIERVR from the coding sequence GTGACGACCGCCCTCGACCCCACCACGCCGGCGCTGCCGACCGAGCACCGCGACGCCTCCGCCCCCGGGCGGCTGCGGCGCGGGCTGGTGGCGCTGCTCGCGCGCCTGCACCGGTGGGCCGAGTCGGGGCATGCGGGGAGCGCGGTGTGCACGTGGAACGCGCTGCAGGGCTCCGTGGTCCCCGGGCCGAGCGAGGCGCTCTTCCTCCCCCTGGGCCTCGCGGACCCGAAGCGGGCGCCGCACCTCGCGCTGATGGCGGCGATCGGCGCCACGGCGGGCGGGCTGATCGCCTACGCGATCGGCGTCTACGCGTTCGACTCGATCGGCATGCCGCTGGTGTCGCTGCTCGGCGTGAGCCCGGAGCGGTGGGCGTCGATGGAGGGGCTCTTCCTGCGCCGCGGCGCGCTGCTGGTGCTGCTCAGCACGATGTCGCCGCTGTCGACGAAGCTGGTGTGCATCGGCGGCGGGGCGTTCGGCGTCCCGTTCCTTCCCTTCCTGGGCGCGCTGGCCGTGGGGCGCGCGGCGCGCTTCGCGGTGATCGGGCTGATCGTGCGCTTCGCTGGCGACCGGCTGATCGCGCGGCTCGAGCGGAAGCTGGGGCGGCCGATAGAGCGGGTGCGATAG
- a CDS encoding sigma-70 family RNA polymerase sigma factor: MSQDAPPLDGRPAAPPDLDACFPLVYDELRRMAGAYLRAEADGHTLQPTALVHEAYLRLVGQRCVDWQNRAQVLGVAAEMMRRILVNHAVARRAAKRGGDAPRVALDEAVRVLEADDVDLVALDGALETLAAVDARASRVVELRFFGGLGIDETAEVLGVSPATVKRDWTVARAWLRRELHAA, encoded by the coding sequence ATGTCGCAGGACGCCCCTCCCCTCGACGGCCGTCCGGCCGCCCCGCCGGACCTCGATGCCTGCTTCCCCCTCGTCTACGACGAGCTGCGGCGGATGGCCGGCGCCTATCTGCGCGCCGAGGCGGACGGGCACACCCTCCAGCCGACCGCGCTCGTCCACGAGGCCTACCTCCGCCTCGTCGGCCAGCGCTGCGTGGACTGGCAGAACCGCGCGCAGGTCCTCGGCGTCGCCGCCGAGATGATGCGCCGCATCCTCGTGAACCACGCCGTGGCGCGCCGGGCGGCCAAGCGGGGCGGGGACGCGCCGCGCGTCGCGCTCGACGAGGCGGTGCGCGTGCTGGAGGCCGACGACGTGGACCTCGTCGCGCTCGACGGCGCGCTCGAGACGCTGGCCGCGGTGGACGCGCGCGCCAGCCGCGTGGTGGAGCTGCGCTTCTTCGGCGGCCTGGGCATCGACGAGACGGCCGAGGTGCTGGGCGTCTCGCCCGCCACGGTGAAGCGCGACTGGACGGTGGCGCGGGCGTGGCTGCGCCGCGAGCTGCACGCCGCGTGA
- a CDS encoding serine/threonine-protein kinase, with the protein MSLIHAIERRLPSGYRIQDQIGSGATSWVYVARHEGNAAPPLVVKALHPGLSKEASVDRFAREMQILRSLDHPRIVPLLEAGEADGSLFFTMPYVTGATLAELLRSHGPLSVHDALIVARDLVEALGHAHGRGVVHRDVKPANVLVDTEGRALLIDFGFASAPGLTTPNAAAQDARLAIGTPEYISPEQVTGKRAEDWRSDFFSLACVLQEMLTGRPPFTGGAARAVMQRRMTEPPEDIRALRADVPDEVIAIVRRNLAVSPNDRMATAGFFRMALEAAIERLDTPAAAEP; encoded by the coding sequence GTGAGCCTCATCCACGCGATCGAACGCCGCCTTCCCAGCGGCTACCGCATCCAGGACCAGATCGGGTCGGGTGCGACGTCGTGGGTCTACGTGGCGCGGCATGAGGGGAACGCCGCGCCGCCGCTGGTCGTGAAGGCGCTGCACCCGGGGCTCTCCAAGGAGGCGAGCGTCGACCGCTTCGCGCGCGAGATGCAGATCCTGCGCTCGCTCGACCACCCGCGGATCGTCCCGCTGCTGGAAGCGGGCGAGGCCGATGGCTCGCTGTTCTTCACGATGCCCTACGTCACGGGAGCGACGCTGGCCGAGCTGCTGCGCTCGCACGGGCCGCTCTCCGTGCACGATGCGCTGATCGTGGCGCGCGACCTGGTGGAGGCGCTGGGGCACGCGCACGGCCGCGGGGTCGTCCACCGGGACGTGAAGCCGGCCAACGTGCTGGTCGACACCGAGGGGCGGGCGCTGCTGATCGACTTCGGCTTCGCGAGCGCGCCCGGCCTGACGACGCCGAACGCGGCGGCGCAGGACGCGCGGCTCGCGATCGGGACGCCGGAGTACATCAGCCCCGAGCAGGTCACGGGGAAGCGCGCGGAGGACTGGCGGAGCGACTTCTTCTCGCTCGCCTGCGTGCTGCAGGAGATGCTGACCGGACGGCCGCCGTTCACCGGGGGCGCGGCGCGGGCGGTGATGCAGCGCCGGATGACCGAGCCGCCGGAGGACATCCGCGCGCTGCGGGCGGACGTGCCGGACGAGGTGATCGCGATCGTGCGCCGGAACCTCGCCGTGTCGCCGAACGACCGGATGGCGACGGCGGGCTTCTTCCGGATGGCGCTCGAGGCGGCGATCGAGCGGCTGGACACGCCGGCGGCAGCAGAGCCCTGA